A stretch of Neisseria subflava DNA encodes these proteins:
- a CDS encoding YegP family protein, which yields MYFEIYKDAKGEYRWHLKAANHEIIAQGQGYTSKQNCQHAVDLLKSTTAATPVKEV from the coding sequence ATGTATTTTGAAATCTATAAAGACGCAAAAGGCGAATACCGTTGGCATTTGAAAGCAGCCAACCATGAAATCATCGCTCAGGGCCAAGGCTACACCAGCAAGCAAAACTGCCAGCACGCAGTCGATTTGCTGAAAAGCACTACCGCCGCTACCCCTGTAAAAGAGGTATAA